The DNA sequence GCGATCTCGGTTTCGCTGGCGCTCGGCGGTTCGGGCGGCAGCGGCAACACCGGCGCCGCGGCGACCGCCGGCAACAGCGGTATCGTCACCACGGCGGGCGAAGGCGCCTATGCGCTTGTCGCGCAATCGGTCGGCGGCGGCGGCGGCATCGGCGGCGATTCGACCGCCGCCTCCTATTCGGGCGGCGACAGCCCGGGCCTGACGGTGTCATTCTCGGTCGCGGTCGGCGGCTCGGGCGGCACCGGCGCCACCGGCGGCACCGCCAGCGCCAACAACGGCGGATTGCTCCTCACCTATGGCGCCGATGCCTATGGCGTGTTCGCGCAGAGTGTCGGCGGCGGCGGCGGTGCCGGCGGCAGCGGCGATTCCAGCGCCACTGCCAGCAAGGCGCCGGCAAGCTTTGCGGCGTCGCTTGCGGTCGGTGGCCGCGGCGGCAGCGGCGGCCATGGCGGCATCGTCGATGCGGTCAGCGGCGGCGGCATCGCCACCAATGGCGACGGCGCCGATGGCGTCTTCGCCCAGTCGGTCGGCGGCGGCGGCGGCGCGGCCGGCGGCGGCACGGCGGCCGCCAACGGCGGTACGCTCACGCTCAGTGTCGGGGTCGGCGGGTCGGGCGGTGCCGGCGGCGACGGTGGCAGCGTTACCGCATCGAACGGCGGTGCGATCGTCACGCGCGGCACCGATGCGGTGGGCCTGCTGGCCCAATCGGTCGGCGGTGGCGGCGGCAAGGCCGGCAAGGGCGGCGCCACCTCCGGTGGTGTCAGCCCGGTCACCAACGCCACCAAGCTGTTCGGGACGCTGTCCGCCGGCCTCAATCTCGGTGCCAGCGTCACCACGCCGATCAACGGCATTCTCAAGATCGGCAAGCTCGCGACCGAGGTCTACAGCGCGGCCGATGAACTTTATGCGCTTGCCCAGCAGATGGCGGGCGACCCCGGCAGCATCGGCGGCGCGACGTCGATCGACATCGGCCTGTCCATCGGCGGCAGCGGCGGCGCTGCGGGCCAGGGCGGCGATCTGACCGTCGGCAACACCGGGCAGATCAGCACCTTCGGCGCCCAATCGGACGGCGTGTTCGCCCAATCGATCGGCGGCGGCGGCGGCAAGGGCGGGGCGGCAAGTTCCACCGACACCTCGGTCGACGATGGCCGCGCGCAGGCGGCGATCGGCATCGGCGGCGGCGGCGGCGCCGGCGGCAACGGCGGCAGCGTCGGCGTCGTCAACGCCAGCGGCGCGCTGGTCCAGACCCAGGGCGTGCTCGGCTTCGGTGTCGTGGCACAGTCGGTGGGCGGCGGCGGCGGTTCGGCGGGCCTCGCCGGCACGGTCGCCGGCTCGCTCGTCAGCCTGTCGGTCGGGATCGGTGGCTCGGGCGGGTCCTATGGCGTCGGCGGCGGGGTGAAGGTCACCAACGCCGGTGCGATCGACACCGGCGGCAAGCACAGCATCGGCATCCTGGCGCAATCGATCGGCGGCGGCGGCGGCCTGGCCCGCACGATGACGACCGACGAAACCTTTGATCCCGCCGATATCATCAACAACCCGCAGGGCCGCCTCGGCGACGTCCATGGCCTGACCCTGTCGTTCAGCGGCAGCACGAACACGACCGGCGACGGCGGCACCGCCGAGGTCGATGTGGCGGGATCGGTTGCCACCGGCGGCCGCACCGCCCACGCCATCCTTGCGCAGTCGATCGGCGGCGGCGGCGGCGCGGCGATCGGGGGGCAGGTTCTCGGCGGCAAATCCAGCGGCGGGACCGGCAACGGCAACGGCAACACGGTGACGGTCGCTACCACGGCCGGTGCCGTGATTTCCACGGCCGGCGACGGCGCCTATGGCATCCTGGCCCAGTCGATCGGCGGTGGTGGCGGATTGGGCGGCAGCCTTGCCGACGTGTCGGCCGTGCAGCCGCTCGCCGGCGGCACCGCCGCGGTCAGCGCCGGCACCGGCAGCGGCGGGCAGGTCGCGATCGGCCTTGCCGGAACGCGCCTGACGACGACCGGTGCGCGCGCCCCGGCAATCTATGCGCAATCGCTGGGCGGCGGCGGCGGCCTGATCGCCCAGGCCGGCACATTGTTCAGCGGCGGCGCGGGCGGTTCCGGTGGGGGCAATGGCGTGTCGGTCACGCTGGTGAACAGCGTCATCGATGCCAGCGGAGTCCAATCGCCGGGCATCGTCATCCAGACCAATGGCAGCGGCGGCGCCGCGGTCTCGATCGACGCGCAAAGCGCGGTGACCGGCGGCGCGGTCGCCAGTGCCGGCCAGACGATGATGGCCGGTGCGATCCATATCCTGCAGGGCAGCGGCAACACCGTCACCAACGCCGGCACGATCACGGGCGCCGGCACCGTCAACCCCATCGCGCTATGGTCGGATGCGGCGGTGCAGATCGACAACAGTGGCACCATCACCGGCGCGATCGCCACCGCCGGCAACGGCAGCGTCCTGACCAATCGGGCGGGCGGCGTGCTCGATCCTGGCGCCACTCTGGCTCTCGGCACCGGCGGCCGCCTTGCCAACGCCGGCACGCTCCATGTCGGCGGGACCCGGACCATCGGCGCCACAACGGTGACGGGCGATCTTTCGAGCACCGGCACGATCGTGTTCGACGCCGACCTCGTGCGCGGTGTCGGCGACAAACTGGCGGTCACCGGCCATGCGACGATCACCGCCGAGATCGCGGTTGCTTCGCCGACCATGCGCAACGCGCGGCTGGCGCTGGTCAGCGCCGCCGGTGGGGTGACGCTTGCGCCGCAGCTGGCGGCAACGGCGTCCGCCAACCAGCTGTTCACCTACCGGTTCGAAAGCGACGGCACGACGCTCTACGCGACCCCACAGGCGCAATTGGCGGCCCAGGCCAGCGGGCTCGTCGGGCGGCAGCAATCGGTTGCAGGGCACCTTCAGTCTCTTTTCGAAAGCGGCGAAGCGTTCGACACCGGCTTCACGGCGCTATCGAAGCTGGCGAGCCGGCAGGACTATGCGAAAACCCTCGACAGCCTTTCGGGCAAGGCGCTGGGGGCGATGGCGGTCCAGCGCTACCAGTCGAGCCGGCGGTTCGTTTCCGACGTCATCGGCGCTTGCGATGCCCCCTGCAGCTGGGCGCGCATCCAGGCCGGGCAGACGAGGCAGGACGAAGCCGCCGACGCGATCGGCTATGACGCGCAGTTCCAGGTTTTCGAGATGGGCGGCCAGATCCCCATCGCCGAAGGGCTCGATCTCGGCGGCGCGCTGGCCTATGAGCACAGCCTGCTGCGCGACAGCGACGGCAGCGCGCGGATCGACGGCGACACCATGCTGGGCGCGATCGGACTTCACTATCGTTCGGGCGCGCTGCAGCTCGTCGGTTCGGTCGATGGCGGTTTCGGCTGGTACGCCAGCCGCCGGTCGATCACCGTCGGCCGCGACAGCCAGCCGGCCGATGCACGGCCGCGCCTGTGGAACCTCGGGATGGCGCTGGCTGCCAACTACCGCATGCCTTTGGGCGCAAACAGCTATCTGAAACCCTTTGCTGCCGTGCGCGGCGCCAATGTTCGCGCCAATGGCTTTGCCGAGGACAGCCTCTCACCCTTCGCGCTCCAGTTCGCCGCGCGGGGCAATTTCGCCGCGAGCGGCACCATCGGCGCATCGCTCGGCACAAGGATCGTCATCGGCGAGGACGCGCGCCTCGACCCGTTCGTCACCGCCGCTGTCGAGTTCGCCGGCGGTACCGGCTGGGAGACCCGCGCGAGGTTCGTGGGCGAGAGCGGCGCCAGCGATCCGTTCGCGGTCAAGGCCCGCGCGCCGGGAACAATCGGCCGCTTCGGCATCGGGGCCGAACTCACCAGCGGCCCCGACTTCGCGCTGTCCATCAGCTACACGCCCGAATTCGGCAGCCACTATACCACGCAACAGGGGGTCGCCCGGCTGAACTACCGGTTCTGACCCCGACAGCCTGTGACGACCGGAGCCGCGCTGCAAAGCCGTCATCGCAGCGCGGCTTGCGGCCGCTCGGCAAATCGCAATTTTTTCAGCCGTCAGCGCCGATCCCGGCTTGCCAGGGAAATGATATCTTGTCACATGACAGAAAGGATATCTGGTCGCGACGAAAACGGGGCGAAATGGGCATTTTGAGACACACGATTCTAAGCAGCGTCGCCGTGTTCGCGCTTCTCGGCGCGCCTGCCGCGGCCGAGCTTCTGGATGACGAGACCATTGTCGTCACCAGCAAGCGTCAGGCCTATCGCGGCGACTTCACCCTTCGCGAGACACCGCAGGCGATCATCGAAATCGGGCCGCAGCAGATCGACGACAACAACCTGACCCGGCTCGCCGATGCGCTGGACCTGTCGGCATCGGTGGCGCGGCAGAACAATCTCGGCGGCCTGTGGGATGCCTATGCCGTGCGCGGCTTTGCCGGCGATGAAAACCTGCCGTCCGGCTATCTCGTCAACGGCTTCAACGGCGGCCGCGGTTTCGGTGGCACGCGCGACGTGGCGGGCATCGAGCGCATCGAGGTGCTGAAGGGGCCCAACGCGGCGTTGTTCGGGCGCGGCGAACCGGGCGGCACCATCAACATCGTCACCAAGCGTGCGGATTTCGATACGCGCGGACGGGTCAACCTGCTCGCCGGCAGCTTCGACCGGCAGCGCGGGGACGCCGACGTCAATTTGGCGCTCGGTGACGTCGCCGCGGTCCGGCTGATCGGCTTTTACGAAGATGCCGGCAGCTTTCGCGAGACGGTTCGCAGCGAGCGCTTCGGCTTCTTGCCGTCGGTGCTCGTCAAGCTCGGCGGCCAGACGAGCCTGACCTATGACCTCGAACTGACCCGGCAAAAATCGGATTTCGACCGAGGCACCATCGCCATCGACGGTGTGCTGGGCCTGATCCCGCGCGAGCGCTTCCTGGGGGAGCCGGGGGACGGGCCGACCGAAGCCGATGCCACGGGACATCAGCTGCAATTGCATCATGATTTCAGCGACACGTGGAGCGTCATGGTCGGGACGCAATATCGCGAGACACGCCTCCAGGGCTTTTCGACCGACGCCGAGCTGGTGGCAGGCCGCCAGCGCCTGTTTCGCGATGGCCGCTCGCTGTCGCGCCAGCGCCGGTCGCGGCTGTACGAAGGCGAGCATTTCGTCGTCCGCGGCGAAGTCGCCGGGCGGTTCGCCACCGGCACCCTGACACATCGCGTGCTGATCGGGATGGACTATGACCGGTTCGACAATTCGCAACTGTTCCTGCGTTTCCGGCCGCCGGTGATCGGTGCCGCGACCACGCCGCAGGCCAGCAACGACATCGATGTCTTCAACCCGGTCTATGGCCGCTATCCGTTGCCGGTGCCGGCGCCGCAGACCGACCGGCTCGACCGGCAGCGGGCGTTCGGCGCCTATGTGCAGGACCAGATCAGCCTGACCGACACGCTGCAGATCCGCATCGGCGGGCGCTTCGACGACATCACGGTCGACACCCGCAACCGGGCCGCCAACAGCTTCGCTGCCCGCAGTTACAACCGCTTCAGCCCGCAGGCCGGCCTGGTGTTCGCGGCATCCGACGCGGTTTCGCTCTATGCCGCCTATGGCGAAGGCTTCCGCGCCAATCTGGGCGCGACGGCCGCCGGTGCGCTGTTCGATCCCGAAACATCGAAATCGGCTGAAATCGGCGCCAAGTTCGGGGTTCTCGACAACCGGTTGCAAGGCACGGTCTCGGTCTTCACCCTGTCGAAATCGAATGTGCTTGCGGCCGACCCCGCCAACCCGGGCTTTTCGCTGCCCGTCGGCAAGGCGCGCAGCCGCGGGGTGGAGCTTGATCTGAACGGCAAGCTGCCGGGCGCTATCGACCTGTGGTTTTCCTATGCCTATGTCGATGCCGAGGCGCGGGCCGACGTCACCGATCTGAACTTCGGCCTCGCCATCCGCGCCGGCGATCCGCTGCTCAATGTGCCGAAACACGCGCTCAACGTGCAGCTGTCGCGGGCCTTCGCGCTGGGCGACACGCGCCTGACGCTGGGCGGCGGTGTCCAGCATGTCGGCGCGCGCCTCGGCGAAACCGCGACCAGCTTCATGCTGCCTGCCTATACGCTGGCGCGGGTGTTCGCCGCCTGGCGCGTCCAGGAAAATGTCGAGATCTTTGCCGACGTCAGCAACCTGTTCAACGCCACCTATTACACCAACAGCTTTGCCCAGCTCTGGGTGCAACCGGGCACGCCGCGTGCGGCGTCGGTCGCTGCACGCCTGTCCTTCTAGAAAGCCCGGCGATGTCGAAACCCACCCTGTGCATTGCCGATCTCGTTGTCGAACGGGGTGACAAGCGCGTTGTCGACGGCCTGTCGCTGTCGCTCATGCCGGGCGAGATCTACGCCTTGTTGGGGGGCAACGGCGCCGGCAAATCGACGACGCTGTTCGCCATTCTGGGCTTCCTCAAGCGACAGGCCGGCAGCCTGATGGTCGCCGGCATCGACGCGTCCGCAGATCCCGACGCCGTGCGGACACAGGTTGCGTATCTTCCGGAAAATGTCGCGCTGTACGACCATCTGACGGCGCGCGAGAATGTCGACTATTTCCTGAAGATCGCCGGCCGCCCGCGCAGCCGCGCCGATGTCGAGGCCGGCTTCGAAGGAGTCGGCCTGGCGGCATCGGCATGGGACGAACGCACCACGCGATTTTCCAAAGGCATGCGGCAAAAGACGGCGATCGCGCTGGCGCTGCTGCGCGAGACTCCGTTGCTGCTGCTCGACGAGCCGACATCGGGGCTCGATCCCGCCGCCGCCAGCGATTTTCACCGGCTGCTCGAAGCCCTGGCGAAGCGCGATGTGGCGATCCTGATGGTCACCCATGACCTGCTGGGCGCGGCCGACACCGCGGACAGGATCGGCCTCATCCAGGCGGGCCGCATCGCGCGCGAATGGACGGCCGCGCCGACCGAACCGCGCTTCGATCTCAACGCCCTCCACAGCGGCTTTGCGAGCGCCCGATGACCCGGCCGTTCGCCATGGCCGGCGCCATCGCCGGCGCCGAACTGCGCCTCATGCTGCGGTCCCGCCTGGCGCTTGTCGGTGTCGCGACGCTGCTGCTGCTGTCCGGGATCGCCGCCGTCACCTCGGCGGTGCAGACCGCATCGGCATCGGCCACCCGGGCCGCGGCGCAGGCGGCGACCGACGCGCAATTCCAGACCCAGCCCGACCGCCACCCGCATCGCATGGTCCATTATGGCACCTATGCCCTGCGGCCGGTGGGCCCGCTGGCGGCGTTCGATTCCGGGGTCGATGCCTTCACCGGCACCGTGCTGTTCCTCGAAGGTCATCGGCAGAACAGCGCGACATTCGGCGCCGCGCGCGAATCGTCCGACCTCGTCCGTTTCGGCCAGTTGACGCCGGCGTTCGTCCTGCAGACGCTGGCGCCGCTGCTGCTGGTGTTCCTCGGCTTCGCCGCCGTGGCGCGCGAACGCGAACGCGGCAGCCTGCGGGCCTTGCGGTCCCATGGCGCCACCGCTGCCGGCATCCTTGCCGGCAAGGTGCTGGCGCTTGGCGCCGTTGCGCTGCTCGCGATGGCACCGGCGCTGGTCGCCCTGCTCTGGTCGGCACTGCGGCATCCGGGCGAGGGCGGCATCGCGGCCCTGATCGCCCTCGCCTATGCCGCCTATCTGCTGGTCTGGGTCATCGGCATCACCGCCGTTTCCGCCCTGGCGCGCACCGCGCAGGGCGCGCTCGTCGCGCTGATCGCGGCCTGGGCGATCATCACCGTCCTCGTGCCGCGCGCCGCAGCCGGCTGGGCCGGCGTTGCCGACCCGCTGCCGACCCGTGTCGATACGGAGTTCGCCATCGCCGCCGACCTCAGACGCCTGGGGGACAGCCACAACCCCGACGACAAGTATTTCGCCGCCTTCAAGGCGCGGATTCTGGACCGATACGGCGTCACCAGCACCGATGATTTGCCGGTCAACTATCGCGGCCTTGTCGCTGCCGAAGGCGAACGCCTGACGTCCGAATTGTTCGCCAATTACGCTGCGCGCGCCGATGCGATCCAGCGTGGCCAGTCGGCAAGGCTCCAGGCGCTCGGGGTCATCAGCCCGGCGCTCGCCGTCCGCCAGGCCTCGATGGTCGGCGCCGCGACCGACCTCGGCACGCATCTCGCTTTCATGAACCGCGCCGAAGCCTATCGCTACGACCTGATCCAGCGCCTCAACGCCCTGCAGGCCAACCAGGTGTCCAGTGCCGATGATGGCGCCCGCAGCCGCGATCCGCTCGCCGACCAGCGCACCCGCATTTCCGCCGATTTCTGGAAAACCATGCCGCAATTCCATCTCGCCGCCCCGGCACCCGCGACGCGCGCCACAGCAATGCTGCCGGCGCTCGGGCTTCTCGGCCTGTGGCTGGCCATCAGCGCCCTGCTGCTGGCGCTGGCGCGGCGCACGCTCGATCGGACCGCCGAATGACCGACTTGAAACGCGAAGCCTGGCTGCTCGGCCGCAGCCGTGCGGCATTGGCCGCCTTGCTGCTGCTGTTCCTGTGCGCCGCCGCCGGCGTCGGCCTGGGTCTTGCGACGGTGGCGCGCGACACCGCCGCCATCGACCGGATGCTGGCCGGCCAACGCACCGAGGACGCAGCGCTGGCCGGTTTTGTCCGCGATGCCGGCTACGGCGCCTATTATGGTTTCCAGCCGACATGGGATGCCCCCTCCGACCTGGCGTTTGCGGCATTGGGCAGCCGGGACATAGCGCCGGCGCTGCTCCGCGTCCGCGCCCTGGCGCTGGAAGGCCAGATTTACGAAAACGAGGCTGCAAACCCCGAACTGGCGCTTCCCGGGCGTTTCGACCTGGCCTTTGTCGTCGTCTATCTGGCGCCCTTGGTGCTGATCGCGCTGCTGCACGACCTGTGGTCGGGGGAACGCGAGGCCGGGCGCCTCCATGCACTGGAGGCAACGCCGTCGGCACGGCGTCGCATCTGGGCGCCGCGCGTGGCGGTGCGCGTCGGCGGCGTGCTGGTCGCGCTCCTGCTGCCGTTCGCCATCGGCGCAGCGGTGGCGGGCACCGACCCACAGCGCGCGCTGGCTTTCGCCGGCCTGATCGCGCTCGTCTGCCTGTTCTGGACGGCCGTGGCGTTGCTGGTCGCCCGGCGCGGCCGCACTTCGGCGGTCAACGCCGCATCGCTCGCGGCGATCTGGTTCGCGCTGACGCTCGTTGCGCCCGCTGCCGCCAACCTGGCCATCAACGCCGCCGTCGCCATGCCCGATGGTGCGGCGCTGGCGCGGGAAAACCGCGAGGATGTCCATGCCGGCTGGGACCGGCCGCGCGAAGCGACGATGCAGCAATTCCTGGCGCTTTACCCGCAACACGCCGCCGGCAGCGCGCTGCCGCCGACATTCCACTGGAAATGGTATTTCGCCTTTCAGCATTTGGGCGACCTGCACGTCGCCGAAACCTCGGATGCCTATCGTTCCGGCATAGCCCGCCGCGCCGAACTGGCGCGCACCACCGGCTGGCTGTTGCCGCCCGCCGGGCTGGCGCAGGCGATGGCGGCACTTGCCGGCACCGATGTCGCGGCGCAATTGGCCTATCAACAGCGCATCCGCGCCTATCACACCCGGTTGCGCGAGTTCTATTATGACTATCTTTTCAGCGAAAAGCCCTTTGGCGCGGCCGATCTGGCGCGCGTGCCGCACTTCGATCCGGCTGGCAGCATGTAGCGCGGCGCTGGCCGTCCCGGCCGTTGCCCAGCGCGTCACCGACAACGCCGCCACCAATGCCGAGGATGCCTTCGGCACCAGCATCGGCAACGAACGCGTCGGCCTGTACAGCGGGTCCGACGTGCGCGGCTTCTCGCCCGCCACCGCCAACAATATCCGGCTGGAGGGACTGTATATCGATCGTCCCGCCGCGTTCACCGACCGGCTGGTGCAAGGCAATGTCGTGCGCGTCGGGCTGACGGCGCAGAACTACCTGTTCCCGGCGCCGACGGGCATTGTCGATTACCGCATCCGCCCGGCCGGCAATGATTTCGTGCTCAGCACGATGCTTGGCCTCAACAGCTGGGGCGGCGGCCGCCTGGAGCTCGATGCGCAGCTTCCGGTCATCAAGGACCGGCTGAGCCTCGTCGCCGGCATCGCCGGGTTTGTCGACGAACTGGCACCGGGCAACCAGTCCTTCTACGGCTCCTATGCGCTTGCCGCGCGCTGGAAGCCCGCCCCCGGCGTCGAAGTCATCCCGTTCTGGAGCCGTGTCGACCTCTACAACCGCGAGGCCGCGCCGCTCTACACGCCGGCGGGCGCGTTCCTGCCGCCCGCGGTCCGGCGTCGGTTTTTCCCCGGCCCGGAATGGGCGGACCAGCGCAACACCGTTCAGCATTACGGCATCCTGACCAAGGCGCGGCTGACACCCGAATGGCAGGTTGCTGCCGGACTGTTCCGTTCGACTTCCGACAGTGCGACCAACTACGCCCAGAATTTCACGCAGATGCAGCCGGACGGCACGGCCATCCGCCGCATCACCGCCGATCCGCAGCAGACCCTGGGTGGCACCAGCGGCGAGGTGCGGATCAGCCGCACGTTCGCCGATGGTCCCCGCCGCCATACGCTGCACGCCGCCCTGCGCGGCCGCGATCGCGCCAGCCGCTATGGCGGCGGTGCCAGTGTCCTTTACGAACGCGGATCGGTCGAAGCTGTCCTGACCAGCCCGCGTCCGGAGTTCGTCTTCGGCCCGCAGACCAGCGAGCGCGTTCGCCAGGCGATCGCCGGCATCGCCTATGATGGCCGCTGGCAGGGGGTCGGCGGGCTTAGCCTCGGCCTGCAACGGACCTGGTATCGCAAGCGCGTCGACCGTCCGGGCACGCCCCTGGCCCGTACCGATGACGAAGCCTGGCTGCCCAACATCACCGCCTCCGCCGATCTGACCGATCGACTGGCCTTTTACAGCAGCTTCACCCGCGGGCTGGAGGAAACCGGCCTTGCCCCCGACAGCGCAGCCAACCGCACCGAAGCCCTGCCGGCCATCCTTACCTCGCAGGTCGATGCCGGCCTGCGCTGGAAGGCGCCGCGCGGCATCAATATCCTCGCCGGGTTGTTCGATGTGCGAAAGCCCTATTTCGCCGCCGACGAAGCCAATGTCTTTCGCGAACTCGGCAATGTCCGCCACCGCGGCATGGAGCTTTCGGCCGCCGGCCCGATTGCGCCTCGCCTCACCATCGTCGCCGGCGCCGTGCTGATGCAACCGCGGGTCTCCGGCCCGGCGGTCGCGCTTGGCCGGGTCGGCCCGCGTCCCATCGGCCAGCCGTCGCGGCTGCTGACGCTGGCCGCGCAATATGCGGTCGCCGGTATCGACGGCTTTGCCTTGACGCTGAACGCCACCCATCGCGGCCCGCGGGCGGCCGATACGCGCAACCTTGTCGAACTGCCCGCGCGCACCATCCTCGATGCGGGCGTCCGCTGGCGCTTCGACCTCGGCGCTAACCCGGCACTGTTGCGGGTCCAGCTGCTCAACCTGACCAATGCCTATGACTGGGCGCTCGTCGGCAGCGGCAGCTACCAGGTCAACGCGCCGCGCCAGCTGACGATGTTCCTGACGGTCGATTTTTGAGGCTTGCGCGCCGGTCCGGGCTTCGGCAACGCCCTTGGCCTTGCTTTCAGACGCGCCGGACCTGGCCTTGAAACCGTGGCCTCATGTGCGTCCATCCCCATTGCAGGTTGAAACGCTCCTGGGTGACGCTGACACACGCCTTGTGTCGACGGTGTCGGCGAATGGAACGGAAACGCGAGGTCCCACCACGCGCATATTCGTTGCGCAGCGATTCCCGGGCACGGTTTTCAGCCGCTAACGTTCAGACCGTCGCTTCGACTATTCGATTTCGCCCGCTGTCCTTTGCGAGGTACAGGGCCTTGTCGACGGTTTCGAATATCGCCTGGGGTTCCGCCGCGCCCTGGAAGGATGCGAAGCCGATGGAAACCGTCACGCATTGATGGGGCCGATTGCCCTCGTGCACGATGTTCAGCGCGCAGATGCTCTTGCGCAGTTTTTCGAACAGGATCCTGGCTTCGCTGCTGTTGCGCGTGCGCGTAGCCATCAGAAACTCCTCCCCCCCGATGCGAAAGGCGAGATCCCCGGTCTCCTGGCCGTGCGCCTGAAAAATCGTGCCGATCTCGTCCAGGACGTCGTCGCCGCAAGCATGGCCGTAAAGGTCATTGTACCGCTTGA is a window from the Polymorphobacter fuscus genome containing:
- a CDS encoding ABC transporter permease, giving the protein MTDLKREAWLLGRSRAALAALLLLFLCAAAGVGLGLATVARDTAAIDRMLAGQRTEDAALAGFVRDAGYGAYYGFQPTWDAPSDLAFAALGSRDIAPALLRVRALALEGQIYENEAANPELALPGRFDLAFVVVYLAPLVLIALLHDLWSGEREAGRLHALEATPSARRRIWAPRVAVRVGGVLVALLLPFAIGAAVAGTDPQRALAFAGLIALVCLFWTAVALLVARRGRTSAVNAASLAAIWFALTLVAPAAANLAINAAVAMPDGAALARENREDVHAGWDRPREATMQQFLALYPQHAAGSALPPTFHWKWYFAFQHLGDLHVAETSDAYRSGIARRAELARTTGWLLPPAGLAQAMAALAGTDVAAQLAYQQRIRAYHTRLREFYYDYLFSEKPFGAADLARVPHFDPAGSM
- a CDS encoding TonB-dependent receptor domain-containing protein codes for the protein MARPIWRACRTSIRLAACSAALAVPAVAQRVTDNAATNAEDAFGTSIGNERVGLYSGSDVRGFSPATANNIRLEGLYIDRPAAFTDRLVQGNVVRVGLTAQNYLFPAPTGIVDYRIRPAGNDFVLSTMLGLNSWGGGRLELDAQLPVIKDRLSLVAGIAGFVDELAPGNQSFYGSYALAARWKPAPGVEVIPFWSRVDLYNREAAPLYTPAGAFLPPAVRRRFFPGPEWADQRNTVQHYGILTKARLTPEWQVAAGLFRSTSDSATNYAQNFTQMQPDGTAIRRITADPQQTLGGTSGEVRISRTFADGPRRHTLHAALRGRDRASRYGGGASVLYERGSVEAVLTSPRPEFVFGPQTSERVRQAIAGIAYDGRWQGVGGLSLGLQRTWYRKRVDRPGTPLARTDDEAWLPNITASADLTDRLAFYSSFTRGLEETGLAPDSAANRTEALPAILTSQVDAGLRWKAPRGINILAGLFDVRKPYFAADEANVFRELGNVRHRGMELSAAGPIAPRLTIVAGAVLMQPRVSGPAVALGRVGPRPIGQPSRLLTLAAQYAVAGIDGFALTLNATHRGPRAADTRNLVELPARTILDAGVRWRFDLGANPALLRVQLLNLTNAYDWALVGSGSYQVNAPRQLTMFLTVDF